In the genome of Candidatus Latescibacterota bacterium, the window CCGTCGGCCCTGTCACTTATATTGTGGATCGCCTGGGCGAGTACACCTTTGCCCGTACCATTTTCCCCGGTTATCATCAACGCGGTGAAATTGCTTCGTCCGACTTTCTGGGCAAGCTCGATCACCTTTTTCATTCGGTCGCTGACCCCAATGATCTCTTCGAAGCCTTCATGCTTGAGGAGTCGTTTGCTGACTTCATCTAACTGCCGTCTTTTTCCGAAGCTCTGGGCAATTCTTGACAGGAGACTTGTGAGGTCCCTGCTTTCATATGGAGAGTATAACGTGTGTCTGGCGCTTAGTTTGAGAGTAAGGCGGTCAGCACCATCCAGTTCTTCGGGAATGATCAATATCAATTGAAGAGTCGAGTGATCGTTCCGCCAGTTCTTCAAGGCCGGTAATTCGACTCTGGCGTTACTCTTTTCCAGGTCTTGAGGAAGCAAGAGGATCATCACTGGAGATGCATCATCCCTCTGCTCATCGATGAATTGATTTATCGAAGTATAGCAGGAGACACTCCATCCTGCTTCTTCACAATCCTGCGATATAGAAGTGGCGGATTCTGATTCATAGCATATTAGATCGATTTCAAGTGACATCTGCCTGACTTTTCTGATTGATCCGACCTGCTGCAATTAGTCATTAAAGGAATGTTGCAAAATATATGCCTCGAAAGGGGCTTGACGACTGGACAATAAAAAAAGTGACTTATGAAGCGATTAAATGTATTTTTTTCCTGGAAAGGCTTGTATGCTATGGCGATACAGTAGAGTGGAGCAGCAATATGGTTGGCAACCTACAAAATCTTACGCGTAAGACATTGATCACCATGGCGATTCTGTCTCTTGTTGCAATGAATCTATTGACTGGTTCATGCAGTGACGAGATCACATATCCTGATCTTCCGAGTATCTACAGTGTCGATCCGGCGACTTCGGAAGTGGGGGACACAGTCATCATCTCAGGCCAAAATCTTGACAGCGGGTTGGAAGGATTTTCCGTCGCTTTCTCGGCCAGTGAATTTATGGGGTTCCGTTCTTTCCGCACATCGATGCCATTTGATATATCGGCTGATCGGATGAAGGTAGTAGTACCGGATGGAACGTTTTCCGGGCAACTCAGGATCCAGTGGGACAATCCTTTTGGAATATCGGGGCCTTTTGATCAAAACATTCCTCCTGCTCCGGGAGACATGCTGGACTTCCATCTGAATCAGAGATCAGGAGAAGTAGCGAAAGTATTCTACAGCGGATCACAACTGGAATTCTGTCTCGGTTCTGTCGAAACAGCCTCTGACTACGTCATCATTCTTTTCAGCGGCGCCGAACCTGTTTCGCAGTCTACATATTACTCATACACAGTAAATACGGGTATCGAGACTATCCATGGAAATGGTGTGCTGAAAAGAACTCCCGCGGCAGTGTCTGGATCACATGGAAGGCAGGATCCTGTCGATCTGCGATTCGAAAAGAAACGGAGAGAAGAGATCCGTGAGGCTTTTAGCGGGGAGAGAATTCGGGAGAACGAATCTGACGATCATCAAGCCGGTTCAGTAGTAGCACAAACGAGGGTATTCGATGTCTACTCGGACATCAACGGTAGTACGATCGCACCGGCTTCATTTACTGAGGTAACCGCCAACCTGAAATATGAAGGTACACACACACTGCTCTATGTCGATCAGCTTACTGCCTCAGGATGTATTTCTGATGCCGAGGCTCAATGGCTCGGTGACTCTTTTGAATCAGGTATCTATCAGACTGACCGGACGGCTTTTGGCGACGAATCGGATATCAACGATGACGGCAGGGTGGTGATCCTTTTATCTCCGGTGATAAATCGGCTTACGGATCCGGGCACTGCCTCTACAGAAGGGTTCATAGCCGGTTTTTTCCTTCCCGGCGATCTGATACCGTCTTTTCTGGATCATCGATGCACGAACGGGATGGAGATATTCTACACGATGGTGCCGGATCCTGAAGGACTTTACGGTAACACATATGAAAAATCCAGAGCCCTGGAAGTGATCCGGGGGGTCATTGCACACGAATTCATGCATATGATCATGTTCAACTACAGGGTGCTTCAATACGGTAGCGGAATGTATGCGACGTATTCCGCGGAGACCTGGGTGAATGAAGGACTCGCGCACATAGCAGAGGACCTCAATAACCATGAGGAAAGCAACATCGGCAGAGCAAATATTTTCCTTCAGGACCCCGGCGATGTCTCGTTGATTCATGGTGGAGACGCGCTGGACGAGCGCGGTGCGGCCTTTCTGTTCTTCCGCTATCTGGGGGACCGGTTCGGTGAGCAGGTGTACAGGGATATAGTTCAGACCAAGGCAGTCGGGTTGAGCAATATCGAGCTTGTGACCGGCCTTGATTTTTATGAATTATTCGCTGACTGGTCGGCTGCGGTTTATCTGGATGGACTCGGGATCTCTTCTGACAATAGATTCTCCTATTCTTCGATAGATCTCAGATCGGATTTCGTACCTCTGGCAGTCAGGCTCTTCGATCATAATCTCTGGGGGTTGTTCGGTGCCCTCAAGTCGATGGGGCCGGAATATATTCATATCTCTCTGCCTCTGGAGAATGAATGTATTCTCAATATTATTTCTGATCCCGGGAGCAGGATGAATGTCATTATCATAAGGACCGACGATTAGCATGCAGCTTCGGTACAGGGATTCTGTGAGTGATATGGTGGCTGTCGAAACAGTATTGTTTTGTAGATCTTCTTTTCCCTCCATTCGGGTTTTAATTTTCTGCGTCATTCTGGTTACTCTGATGGGATGCACTGCGGCTCCTCCAGCAGAGAGAATAACGAATGATAATTCTACGATTGAAGGCAGTTTGAGAGTCGAAGGGAGTAATCCTTTTGACCGCTTGGTCACTATCGTGGACCGTGATGGAGTGGAATGGAAGCTGGTGAACCCTGGACTCGAGAGCGAACTTGCCAGTCTGGAAGAGTTCATTATAAGAGTCGGTTATCCTGTGTCCGGACTGAACGACACAGAACATACGCTGAAAATAGAAAGTTACGAGATAATACCACCGGAAGGAACGATTGCGATAGATGGGGTACTTGACCTGATTGACGGCCGACTGTCTGTGACCATGAAGTCGGGTAAGAGATTCCTGGTGTCGGGAGCCCTCGTTAACGCGCTGTCTAATTATTCGGAGTACAGAGTCTGGGTATGGGGAGCTGTCCATGCTGCATCATCCGTATCGGAACCCGACAGCATAGATGTTGAAGGTTACGAGGTGATGAGTATTGGAGCAACGAGTAGTGGTCAATGATCGGCCTTTTATCTATCCCTCTTCTTTCAATGATTCAAGATTTCGATATTCTACGTAACGGGCGCCTTCAAGCTGTCCGAAGAACAGGGCCAACCGGTCGAAACACGGTTCGATCCTCTCACCGAAATCTTCCTTCATGATCTCGCCTATGGCCCCGACTGTTCTTTCTCCGTCGCACAGGTTCCATACCGCGCTGCCGATATCATCAAGAGCCCAC includes:
- a CDS encoding PqqD family protein, with amino-acid sequence MSNKDKPSEVNLLKLIPTRLMEYETGDDGLVTIIAPREAGRIMKTILRNRVKRKITKWALDDIGSAVWNLCDGERTVGAIGEIMKEDFGERIEPCFDRLALFFGQLEGARYVEYRNLESLKEEG